A region of the Flintibacter sp. KGMB00164 genome:
AAAGCTCCACATGGTGAAACTGCACGCCACACCCACGCCCCGCATCTGGGAGACCTGAGTGATGTGGGTCTGGTAAATGACCGATCCGGTGGCCAGGAACAGGGCGTTTTTAGCCACGGCGTGGAAGATGACCTGGAGCAAGGCCCCTGCCAGGGCTACGGGGTGAAAGAGCATCAAACCGAAGATAACGTAGGACACCTGGCTGACGGTAGAATAGGCCAACCGCTTTTTCAGGGTATCCTCCCGCATGGCCAGGGTGGAGCCCATAAACACGGTAATGAGGGACAGCACCAGCACCACCATCTGAGCCCAGGAGCCATCCAGGAACTCCCAGCCAAACAGGTAGTGGGCCACCCGCAGCAGGGCCAGCACGCCCATCTTAGTAATGAGGCCGGACAGCACCGCCGAGGCAGGCGCGGGAGCCACCGGGTGAGCGATGGGCAGCCAGGCATGGAGGGGGAACATGCCCGCCTTACAGCCAAAGCCCACTGCCATCACCACAAAAACACCCAGCAGCAAGGTGCGGTCCTCCCCTGCCCTGGCAAGGTCCAGCACACCGCCGGGCGTAAACAGGTCGGTGGTGCAGTAGCCCTGGAGAACAAACAGTCCCAGCAATCCCAGTCCCGCTCCCGCCACCGAGAAACCCAGGTAGCGGTAGGCGGCCTCAAAGGCCTTTCGGGTGCCGATGTGCAGCACCAGAGGCACGGAAAGAAGGGTCATCATCTCATAAAAGAGATAGAGGGTCACCAGATTGCCTGCAAAACAGATGCCCATCAGGGCGCCCAGGGTCATCAGGTAGAAACCGAAAAACCGCTCCCGGTGACCCTCGTGGTTCATGTACTCAAAGGCAAAGACAGCCACCGCAAACCAGATAAGGCAGATGAGGTTGGCAAACAGCCGCCCCAACGAGTCGGCCTGGAGCACCAGCCGCGCCCCGTCGGTGAGCTGGAGCAGAACAAAGGGTTCGGTGTCGTTCCGGGCCACCTCCAGCACCACAAAGATCTGAAAGACCAGCAGCAGAGTGACGGTGAGCCGCCGGGTCTTCATATTGTGGATACCCAGTACAGCCAGGCCGCCCAGGATGGGAACTAAGATGGGCAAGAGAAGCAAGATCCCGTCCACTCCCCTACCTCCTTTCCAATGGTCTTTGTGTGTTTAAAGCAGGTTAAGGCCCTGTTCAATCAGGTCCCGGATGGGACCAAAGGCGGTACCCAGCACCACGTTGCACAGGAGGAACAGCACCAAGGCTCCCTCCCGCTCCCACTTCCAGGGAAGCTTCTCCCCTTCTCCTCCCCGGCCCCAGATGGCCAGGATGGCGGGGATGTAGTACATGGCGTTGAGCACCGAGCTGGCCGCCAGGCCGAAGAGGGCCGGTGCGGTCTGCCACTGGGCATCCAAGGCAGCGATAGCCAGACAGTATTTGGCGGAAAAGCCCGCCAGCAGGGGCAGACCGCACAGGGACAGTCCGCCCACGGTAAAGGCCAGGCCCCCAAGAGGCGCCCGCCGGGCGGCGCCCCGGAGCTGGCTCCAATAGTGGCCTCGGTTGCTGGCCCGGATCATGGCTCCCGCCCCGGAGAAGATCATGGACTTGGTCATGGCGTGGGCCAGTATCTGGTAGCAGGCGGCAATGAGTCCTGCGTCAGTCCCCAGGCCCAACCCCAAGAAAATGTAGGAGATTTGGGCGGAGGAGGAGTAGGCAATCATGCTCTTGACCTCTTCCTGGCGCAGAGCAGCCACCGAGGCAAAGAGCATACCCGTCAGCCCCAGGAGAAACAGCAGATCGTCCATGTAGGTGGTGGCCAGCAGAGACGGGCCGTACACCCGCAGGATGAGTTTCAGG
Encoded here:
- a CDS encoding proton-conducting transporter membrane subunit — encoded protein: MDGILLLLPILVPILGGLAVLGIHNMKTRRLTVTLLLVFQIFVVLEVARNDTEPFVLLQLTDGARLVLQADSLGRLFANLICLIWFAVAVFAFEYMNHEGHRERFFGFYLMTLGALMGICFAGNLVTLYLFYEMMTLLSVPLVLHIGTRKAFEAAYRYLGFSVAGAGLGLLGLFVLQGYCTTDLFTPGGVLDLARAGEDRTLLLGVFVVMAVGFGCKAGMFPLHAWLPIAHPVAPAPASAVLSGLITKMGVLALLRVAHYLFGWEFLDGSWAQMVVLVLSLITVFMGSTLAMREDTLKKRLAYSTVSQVSYVIFGLMLFHPVALAGALLQVIFHAVAKNALFLATGSVIYQTHITQVSQMRGVGVACSFTMWSFALSALSLVGIPPTGGFVSKWLLAQGALEAGDFTLACWGIGVLMVSALLTAGYLLPIVIRAFFPGKDFDHESVIKQQDTWLMWTTLCLLTAAVVLLGMFPQLLNNGLAAVVEPLFG